A window of Streptomyces sp. DG1A-41 contains these coding sequences:
- a CDS encoding DUF881 domain-containing protein, with product MCGMPQQPPIRSTPTRPRRPDASMSLITNVMDHSLDDGYAEAAARKKAAGDGGMPKTLRAKLGLAAGLVLAALVVTVGAAQARVAAPVVAKEREELVDRIDRESETADKLEDSVDRLREDVSARQREALKHSGGSAESEIVGILSGATAVHGPGMKLVVNDAKEAGTGGDGNPRETTGFSDTGRVRDRDMQRVVNGLWESGAEAVSINGQRLTALSAIRAAGDAILVDNKPLVPPYTVLAVGDGQRLSTRFQNSADGLYLNALQESYGVRTAISVEEDLRLPAAPSVIVRTAQPSTEKSEKGTS from the coding sequence ATGTGCGGCATGCCGCAGCAACCCCCCATTCGGAGCACGCCGACGCGGCCCAGGCGCCCGGACGCATCCATGTCGTTGATCACCAACGTCATGGACCACAGCCTCGACGACGGATACGCCGAGGCCGCCGCGCGGAAGAAGGCCGCGGGCGACGGTGGCATGCCGAAGACGCTCAGGGCGAAGCTGGGACTCGCCGCCGGCCTCGTGCTCGCGGCCCTCGTCGTGACCGTGGGAGCGGCGCAGGCGCGGGTCGCCGCTCCGGTCGTCGCCAAGGAGCGCGAGGAACTGGTCGACCGGATCGACCGGGAGTCCGAGACGGCGGACAAGCTGGAGGACTCCGTCGACCGGCTGCGCGAGGACGTGAGCGCGCGACAGCGTGAGGCGCTGAAGCACAGCGGTGGCAGCGCCGAGTCCGAGATCGTCGGCATCCTGTCGGGCGCCACAGCGGTGCACGGCCCCGGCATGAAGCTCGTGGTGAACGACGCCAAGGAGGCCGGCACCGGCGGTGACGGCAACCCGCGCGAGACCACCGGGTTCTCGGATACCGGCCGGGTGCGCGACCGGGACATGCAGCGCGTGGTCAACGGGCTGTGGGAGTCGGGCGCCGAGGCCGTCTCGATCAACGGGCAGCGGCTGACGGCGCTGTCCGCGATCAGGGCCGCGGGGGACGCGATACTGGTCGACAACAAGCCGCTGGTGCCGCCGTACACGGTGCTCGCGGTCGGGGACGGGCAGCGGCTGAGCACTCGGTTCCAGAACAGCGCGGACGGGCTGTACCTGAACGCGCTCCAGGAGAGCTACGGCGTCAGGACAGCCATCTCCGTGGAGGAGGACCTCCGGCTGCCTGCCGCACCGAGTGTGATCGTACGTACAGCACAGCCGAGCACTGAGAAAAGCGAGAAGGGCACATCGTGA